A single Nissabacter sp. SGAir0207 DNA region contains:
- a CDS encoding 2Fe-2S iron-sulfur cluster-binding protein: protein MNDIILGELDSPASAAEVARLPAPMGRLIDRGQAITFHFEGTAYRGYAGDTLASALLAHGRLILSRSFKYHRPRGALTLAGQDANTLVQLPEEPNVLADTLPIAGGLRASGQNYSGSLESDRDEKLQLFSRFMPVGFYYRAFYKPKGMWKRWEPLIRRKAGLGVLNLAVKPGYFDKAYLFCDLMVVGSGPAGLQAALTAADAGAEVLLVEQQPLLGGALNWARFDTDTQPAEEALLALTQRASRHPRIRVMVGATCSGWFQDHYLPVIQGARMFKVRAGACVVAAGAYDQPVIFRNNDLPGVMLTSALQRLMALYGVRPGRRALLLAGNDDAYLAALTLLEQGVQVAGVVDLRPGPSDAQLAARLKQAGVPLWRNATVWEAQADNRGCLRQVQVHRITAPGEVAPQGEAVACDVLGMSAGYMPAWQLPCQAGGKLHYDDQTANFSLSHLPTGLFTAGSINGWHSLEAVQEDGRRAALQALRQLGIDAPAPLPASRLLPQVNHPWPMFPHPKGKEFVDFDEDLQIKDIINATRHGYRDVQLVKRFSTVGMGPSQGRHSALPTARLVAQATGRSVSETGVTTARPPFSAESLAHLAGRGFDPWRVTAMHARHLALQAQMMPAGNWLRPGWYRRAPTHDKASAVQAEVMNVRNNVGLIDLSTLGGIELRGPDAAELLNRLYTFAFLKQPVGRTRYALMANEQGVIIDDGVACRLAENHFYVTATTSGVARVYQSMLWWNTQWRLDVDIANVTSAWAAVNLAGPRAREVLARVCTGVDLSNEAFPYLACRQGEVAGIPARLLRVGFVGELGYEIHVPTRYGAALWDALMAAGAPDNIQPFGVEAQRLLRLEKGHVIIGQDTDGMTHPAEVSMGWAVNRAKPAFVGRRAIDILEAQPPVRRLVGFTLPAGSPQPLEGHLVLEGDRITGNVTSCEFSPKLNAIIGMAYASFEQSQPGARLTLRVEGGVQLEAQVVALPFYDADNQRQEL, encoded by the coding sequence ATGAATGACATCATCCTCGGGGAGCTGGACAGCCCGGCCAGCGCGGCGGAGGTGGCCCGCCTGCCCGCGCCGATGGGACGGCTGATTGACCGTGGTCAGGCCATCACTTTCCATTTTGAGGGCACTGCCTACCGTGGCTACGCCGGTGACACCCTCGCCAGCGCGCTGCTGGCCCACGGGCGGCTGATCCTCTCGCGCTCCTTCAAATACCACCGCCCGCGCGGCGCGCTGACGCTGGCAGGGCAGGACGCCAATACGCTGGTGCAACTGCCGGAGGAGCCGAATGTGCTGGCGGACACCCTGCCGATCGCCGGTGGGCTGCGTGCCAGCGGGCAGAACTACAGCGGCTCGCTGGAGAGCGACCGCGACGAGAAGCTGCAACTCTTCTCGCGCTTTATGCCGGTCGGCTTCTACTACCGCGCCTTCTACAAGCCCAAGGGGATGTGGAAGCGCTGGGAGCCGCTGATCCGCCGCAAGGCCGGGCTGGGGGTGCTGAATCTGGCGGTGAAGCCGGGCTATTTTGACAAGGCTTACCTGTTCTGTGACCTGATGGTGGTCGGCAGTGGGCCAGCCGGGTTGCAGGCGGCGCTGACGGCAGCCGATGCCGGTGCGGAGGTGCTGCTGGTGGAGCAGCAACCGCTGCTGGGCGGCGCGCTGAACTGGGCGCGCTTCGACACTGACACCCAACCGGCGGAGGAGGCGCTGCTGGCGCTGACCCAGCGAGCCAGCCGCCACCCGCGCATCCGCGTGATGGTGGGGGCCACCTGTAGCGGCTGGTTCCAGGATCACTACCTGCCGGTCATTCAGGGCGCGCGGATGTTCAAGGTGCGCGCCGGGGCCTGCGTGGTGGCGGCCGGGGCCTATGACCAGCCGGTGATCTTCCGCAACAATGACCTGCCGGGGGTGATGCTGACCAGCGCGCTCCAACGGCTGATGGCGCTGTATGGGGTGCGGCCCGGCCGCCGGGCGCTGCTGCTGGCGGGCAATGATGACGCCTATCTGGCGGCGCTGACCCTGCTGGAGCAGGGCGTGCAGGTGGCCGGGGTGGTGGATCTGCGCCCCGGCCCGAGCGATGCGCAGTTGGCGGCACGCCTGAAACAGGCTGGGGTGCCGCTCTGGCGGAACGCGACGGTCTGGGAGGCACAGGCCGATAACCGTGGCTGCCTGCGACAGGTGCAGGTGCACCGCATCACCGCGCCGGGCGAGGTGGCCCCGCAGGGCGAGGCCGTGGCGTGCGACGTGCTCGGCATGTCCGCTGGCTACATGCCCGCCTGGCAGTTGCCGTGCCAGGCGGGCGGCAAACTGCACTATGACGACCAGACGGCCAACTTCTCCCTGAGCCACCTGCCAACCGGGCTGTTCACCGCCGGTTCGATCAACGGCTGGCACTCGCTGGAGGCGGTGCAGGAGGATGGGCGGCGGGCCGCACTTCAGGCGTTGCGGCAACTGGGCATTGACGCGCCCGCGCCTCTGCCCGCCAGCCGCCTGCTGCCGCAGGTGAACCACCCCTGGCCGATGTTCCCGCACCCCAAGGGCAAGGAGTTCGTGGACTTCGATGAGGATCTGCAAATCAAGGACATCATCAACGCCACCCGCCACGGCTACCGCGACGTGCAGTTGGTGAAGCGCTTCTCCACCGTCGGCATGGGGCCGTCACAGGGGCGGCACTCCGCCCTGCCGACGGCGCGGCTGGTGGCGCAGGCCACCGGGCGCAGCGTCAGTGAGACGGGCGTCACCACTGCGCGGCCACCATTCAGCGCCGAGAGTCTGGCGCATCTGGCCGGGCGCGGCTTCGATCCGTGGCGCGTCACTGCCATGCACGCGCGCCACCTGGCGTTGCAGGCGCAGATGATGCCCGCGGGCAACTGGCTGCGACCGGGCTGGTATCGCCGCGCGCCGACCCATGACAAGGCCAGCGCGGTGCAGGCCGAGGTGATGAACGTGCGCAACAATGTCGGGCTGATTGACCTCTCGACCCTCGGCGGCATCGAGCTGCGCGGCCCGGACGCGGCGGAGCTGCTCAATCGCCTCTACACCTTCGCCTTCCTCAAACAGCCGGTGGGGCGCACGCGTTACGCGCTGATGGCCAATGAGCAGGGGGTGATCATTGATGACGGCGTGGCCTGCCGGTTGGCGGAGAACCACTTCTACGTCACGGCGACCACCAGCGGCGTGGCACGCGTCTACCAGTCGATGCTGTGGTGGAACACCCAATGGCGGCTGGATGTGGACATCGCCAACGTCACTTCCGCCTGGGCGGCGGTCAATCTGGCCGGGCCACGGGCGCGCGAGGTACTGGCGCGGGTCTGCACCGGCGTGGATCTTTCGAATGAGGCATTCCCCTATCTGGCGTGCCGACAGGGGGAGGTGGCGGGCATCCCGGCGCGGCTGCTGCGCGTGGGCTTCGTCGGCGAGCTGGGCTATGAGATCCATGTGCCGACCCGCTACGGCGCGGCGCTCTGGGACGCGCTGATGGCCGCTGGTGCGCCGGACAATATCCAGCCCTTTGGCGTCGAGGCGCAGCGCCTGCTGCGGCTGGAGAAGGGGCATGTGATCATCGGGCAGGACACCGACGGCATGACCCACCCGGCGGAGGTATCGATGGGGTGGGCAGTGAACCGCGCCAAACCGGCCTTTGTTGGCCGCCGGGCGATTGACATTCTGGAGGCGCAGCCGCCGGTGCGCCGCTTGGTGGGCTTCACCCTGCCCGCCGGATCGCCGCAGCCGCTGGAGGGGCATCTGGTGCTGGAGGGTGACCGCATCACCGGCAACGTCACCTCCTGTGAGTTTTCTCCCAAGCTGAATGCCATCATTGGCATGGCCTATGCATCTTTTGAACAGTCACAGCCGGGCGCGCGCCTCACCTTACGGGTAGAGGGCGGCGTGCAGCTGGAGGCGCAGGTAGTGGCCTTGCCCTTTTATGACGCGGATAACCAACGACAGGAGCTGTAA
- a CDS encoding MurR/RpiR family transcriptional regulator — MSVNRENVRVYIHNIMGGLGETDRRIAEFILRQPAQVAQMPVKQLAAALQLSEATIVRFCKKVGYGGLLNLKAALKRELLAESDQPLPASPDIFLDDSRKEVAQKIALAAGATLQETIDLLDMRVVKPVVERFLSASRVLFVGFGASGLSALEARDKMNRLGIDAEAYCDRFSMTLKLANLKPDDLVVAFSHSGATPEVVNAFRLAERAGAQRLAITHSPHSPLTALADTFLLTCGSAGPQQGDSIETRLSQLFMIEFLCTEITRHNLRDRAAAGLSIRELLIKERIQHEEPE; from the coding sequence ATGAGCGTGAACCGGGAGAACGTCAGGGTCTATATCCACAACATCATGGGCGGGTTGGGGGAGACCGATCGCCGTATCGCGGAGTTTATCCTGCGCCAGCCAGCACAGGTGGCCCAGATGCCGGTGAAGCAGCTGGCGGCAGCGCTGCAACTGAGCGAGGCGACCATCGTCCGCTTCTGCAAAAAGGTGGGCTACGGTGGGCTGCTCAACCTGAAGGCGGCGTTGAAGCGCGAACTGCTGGCGGAGAGCGACCAGCCACTGCCCGCCTCGCCCGACATTTTTCTGGATGACAGCCGCAAGGAGGTGGCGCAGAAGATCGCACTGGCGGCCGGGGCGACGCTGCAAGAGACCATCGACCTGCTGGACATGCGGGTGGTGAAGCCCGTCGTCGAGCGGTTCCTGAGCGCCAGCCGGGTGCTGTTTGTCGGGTTTGGCGCGTCCGGCCTCTCCGCCCTTGAGGCGCGAGACAAGATGAACCGGCTCGGCATTGATGCCGAAGCCTACTGTGACCGCTTCAGCATGACGCTGAAACTCGCCAATCTGAAGCCGGACGATCTGGTGGTGGCCTTTTCCCACTCTGGCGCAACGCCGGAGGTGGTCAACGCCTTCCGGCTGGCGGAACGCGCTGGCGCGCAGCGGCTTGCCATTACCCATAGCCCGCACTCGCCACTGACCGCACTGGCCGACACCTTCCTGCTGACCTGCGGCAGCGCCGGGCCGCAGCAAGGGGACTCGATTGAAACCCGGCTCTCACAACTGTTTATGATTGAATTTCTCTGTACCGAGATCACCCGCCACAACCTGCGTGACCGCGCGGCGGCCGGGTTATCCATCAGGGAGTTGCTGATTAAGGAGAGGATCCAGCATGAGGAACCCGAGTGA
- a CDS encoding sulfatase: MKAVMLMFDTLTRRHLAPYGGDARTPRFSQLAQESVQFDNFYVGSMPCMPARRELHTGRYNFLHRSWGPLEPFDFSAIQALRQAGVHTHLVTDHKHYWRDGGATYHTRYSTFEFIRGQEGDHWQGAVAQPDIQWQGMEDEATRRRRRGRMAQDKINRAAMPTQADHCLHRTIGAGLAFLEANHQQDQWFLQIECFDPHEPFFVAEPYLAQYGCTPEEFDGWVPYYCDAPGGVSEEKVRKFYQALVTQCDDYLGRVVDKLKALGLWEETLFIVCTDHGFLLGEHQWWGKNIMPVYDEIAHTPFFIRDPRCPQQGVRRQALAQTIDIPATLLEFFGVPRPATMTGQPLRPAIEQDARLRDHALFGYFGGHLNITDGEGVYMRCPREPGASNLYEYTLMPTRIDSPFAPHELREMRLHPGFNFTQGAQVLQIPATFRYLDPWRFGDKLYDLRSDPEQRQPLDDPARALAYAQAMIPLMKAHDAPPELYVRFGLSPLTAALEQAFAARRAALPDAEHPGVAQAWLRVAAALEEQGTPPPALAAGQRLTEQEIFTLIDAHFSGDRRRALIYQSRLLLRTA, encoded by the coding sequence ATGAAAGCCGTGATGTTGATGTTTGATACCCTGACCCGTCGGCACCTCGCCCCCTATGGCGGGGATGCCCGCACCCCGCGCTTCAGCCAGTTGGCGCAGGAGTCGGTGCAATTTGACAACTTTTACGTCGGCAGTATGCCCTGTATGCCAGCCCGCCGGGAGCTGCACACCGGGCGCTACAACTTCCTGCACCGTAGCTGGGGGCCGCTGGAGCCGTTCGACTTCTCCGCCATTCAGGCATTGCGGCAGGCCGGGGTGCACACCCATCTGGTGACCGACCATAAACACTACTGGCGTGACGGCGGGGCCACTTACCATACCCGCTACTCCACCTTTGAGTTTATCCGTGGGCAGGAGGGAGATCACTGGCAGGGCGCGGTGGCGCAGCCGGACATCCAGTGGCAGGGAATGGAGGATGAGGCGACGCGCCGCCGCCGACGTGGCCGCATGGCGCAGGACAAAATCAACCGCGCCGCCATGCCGACGCAGGCGGATCACTGCCTGCACCGCACTATCGGGGCCGGGCTGGCCTTCCTCGAGGCCAACCACCAGCAAGACCAGTGGTTTTTGCAGATTGAGTGCTTTGATCCCCATGAGCCGTTCTTCGTTGCGGAGCCGTATCTGGCGCAGTATGGCTGCACCCCGGAGGAGTTTGATGGCTGGGTGCCCTACTACTGCGACGCGCCGGGCGGCGTGAGTGAAGAGAAGGTGAGGAAGTTCTATCAGGCGCTGGTGACGCAGTGTGATGACTACCTTGGCCGGGTGGTGGACAAGCTCAAGGCGCTGGGGCTGTGGGAAGAGACGCTGTTTATCGTCTGCACCGACCACGGTTTCCTGTTGGGTGAGCACCAGTGGTGGGGCAAAAATATCATGCCGGTGTATGACGAAATCGCCCATACGCCCTTCTTTATCCGCGACCCGCGCTGCCCGCAGCAGGGGGTGCGCCGTCAGGCGCTGGCGCAGACCATCGACATCCCCGCCACCTTGCTGGAGTTTTTTGGCGTGCCGCGCCCGGCCACCATGACCGGCCAGCCGCTGCGCCCGGCGATTGAGCAGGATGCGCGGCTGCGTGACCATGCGCTGTTCGGCTACTTTGGCGGGCACCTCAACATCACCGATGGCGAGGGTGTCTATATGCGATGCCCGCGTGAGCCGGGGGCCAGCAACCTGTATGAGTACACCCTGATGCCGACGCGCATCGACAGCCCCTTCGCGCCGCACGAACTGCGGGAGATGCGCCTCCATCCGGGCTTTAACTTCACCCAGGGCGCGCAAGTGTTGCAGATCCCGGCCACCTTCCGCTACCTCGACCCGTGGCGTTTCGGCGACAAGCTGTATGACCTGAGAAGCGATCCTGAGCAGCGCCAGCCGCTCGATGACCCGGCAAGGGCGCTGGCCTATGCGCAGGCGATGATCCCGCTGATGAAGGCGCACGATGCGCCGCCGGAGCTGTATGTCCGCTTTGGGCTGTCCCCCCTGACGGCGGCGCTGGAGCAGGCGTTTGCGGCGCGCCGGGCGGCACTGCCCGATGCGGAGCACCCTGGCGTGGCGCAGGCATGGCTGCGGGTGGCGGCCGCGCTGGAGGAGCAGGGTACGCCCCCGCCAGCGCTGGCAGCCGGTCAGCGGCTGACCGAGCAGGAGATCTTCACGTTGATTGACGCGCACTTTAGCGGTGACCGTCGCCGGGCGCTGATCTATCAGTCGCGCCTGCTGTTGCGGACAGCCTGA
- a CDS encoding FAD-dependent oxidoreductase: MPFALLKYGLSSRYPAEVDIPPPRDLKTHYDVVIIGGGGHGLATAYYLAKYHGITNVAVLEKAYLGGGNTARNTAVIRSNYLTSEGVRFYSESVKLFQGLSNEFDFNIMYSERGQLTLAHTDATVRAFRQRAEVNKHFGGRTEMIDRQQIRELVPTLNLDPANLPVLAGLWHIDGATARHDAVAWGYAKEAAKRGVEIHQLTEVQDLVVTEGRITAVKTNRGTIRCGCAVQAVAGYSSQLAQKAGFRLPVVSYPLQAMVTQPVKPFLDPLVSSSALHCYVQQTSRGEVVFGGGSDPYPLYSTRSTLDLKESLIAHGIEMFPFLAQAKLMRQWAGITDMTPDYSPIMGESPVKNYYLDAGWGTWGFKATPICGKTMAELVASGGKTPDLIAPFCLERFMQFRQVNEMGATAASH; encoded by the coding sequence ATGCCGTTTGCCTTGCTGAAGTATGGATTGTCGTCGCGCTACCCGGCGGAGGTGGACATCCCGCCGCCGCGCGACCTGAAAACGCACTATGACGTGGTGATCATCGGCGGCGGCGGCCACGGGCTGGCCACCGCCTACTATCTGGCGAAGTACCACGGCATCACCAACGTCGCGGTGCTGGAGAAAGCCTATCTGGGCGGCGGCAACACTGCGCGTAACACCGCGGTGATCCGCTCCAACTACCTCACCTCCGAGGGGGTACGCTTCTACAGCGAGTCGGTGAAGCTGTTTCAGGGGCTGTCGAATGAGTTCGACTTCAACATCATGTACTCGGAACGCGGCCAGTTGACGCTGGCCCACACCGACGCCACGGTGCGCGCCTTCCGCCAGCGGGCGGAGGTCAACAAACACTTTGGCGGCCGCACCGAGATGATTGACCGCCAGCAGATCCGCGAACTGGTGCCGACCCTCAACCTCGACCCGGCCAATTTGCCGGTGCTGGCCGGGCTGTGGCATATCGACGGCGCCACCGCCCGCCATGACGCGGTGGCGTGGGGCTATGCCAAGGAGGCGGCGAAGCGCGGCGTCGAGATCCACCAGCTCACCGAGGTGCAGGATCTGGTGGTGACCGAGGGGCGCATCACGGCGGTGAAGACCAACCGTGGCACTATCCGCTGTGGCTGCGCGGTGCAGGCGGTGGCGGGCTACAGCTCGCAGCTGGCGCAGAAGGCCGGTTTCCGCCTGCCGGTGGTGAGCTACCCCTTGCAGGCGATGGTCACCCAGCCGGTGAAACCGTTCCTTGACCCACTGGTCAGCTCCTCTGCGCTGCACTGCTACGTGCAGCAGACCAGCCGGGGCGAGGTGGTGTTCGGCGGCGGCTCCGATCCCTATCCGCTCTACAGTACCCGCTCGACCCTCGACCTGAAGGAGAGCCTGATCGCCCACGGCATTGAGATGTTCCCCTTCCTCGCACAGGCCAAATTGATGCGGCAATGGGCGGGCATCACCGACATGACGCCGGACTACAGCCCGATCATGGGCGAAAGCCCGGTGAAGAACTACTACCTGGACGCCGGTTGGGGCACCTGGGGCTTCAAGGCGACGCCGATCTGCGGCAAAACGATGGCGGAACTGGTCGCCAGCGGTGGCAAGACGCCGGATCTGATCGCGCCATTCTGTCTGGAACGTTTTATGCAGTTCCGGCAGGTCAATGAAATGGGCGCCACGGCGGCCAGCCATTAG
- a CDS encoding DUF202 domain-containing protein, whose protein sequence is MSARDPGLQPERTTLSRRRTGWSMAIVALLCLRGWGHHGQWEYALGGLLLAFGAAGLYTGLLRRHLWLAAALVSASALLLCLR, encoded by the coding sequence GTGAGCGCACGCGATCCCGGCCTGCAACCGGAGCGCACCACCCTGTCACGCCGACGCACCGGCTGGTCGATGGCGATTGTCGCCCTGCTCTGCCTGCGCGGCTGGGGCCACCACGGCCAGTGGGAGTATGCGTTGGGCGGCCTGCTGCTGGCCTTCGGGGCCGCGGGCCTCTACACCGGCCTGTTACGCCGTCACCTCTGGCTGGCGGCGGCGCTGGTCAGCGCCAGCGCCCTGTTACTCTGCCTCCGCTAA
- a CDS encoding sarcosine oxidase subunit gamma, whose amino-acid sequence MQAQPSYPLAHLTAGVSPLTAGHALVTLVDCSPRARVGFRGREAAQWLAGRGYQLPTAPNQALWQADGTLVARLSQTEYLLLAPEAAGGDRLWREEAAWQLDDTACYLLPRQDSHAWLALSGEAAALVMAKLCGVDLTERAFAPGAIAQTSVARASAMVINATRQAQPTFWLLMDSATAAYFWPVLTDAMAEFDDAHHSR is encoded by the coding sequence ATGCAGGCACAACCCTCTTACCCGCTGGCGCACCTGACCGCTGGCGTCTCCCCCCTGACGGCAGGCCATGCGCTGGTGACGCTGGTGGACTGCTCGCCGCGCGCCCGCGTGGGCTTCCGTGGCCGCGAGGCGGCGCAGTGGCTGGCCGGGCGTGGCTATCAGTTGCCCACCGCGCCCAATCAGGCGCTGTGGCAAGCGGATGGCACGCTGGTGGCGCGGCTGTCACAGACCGAGTACCTGTTGCTGGCACCCGAGGCAGCGGGCGGCGATCGGCTGTGGCGTGAGGAGGCGGCGTGGCAGTTGGATGACACCGCCTGCTACCTGCTGCCCCGGCAGGACAGCCACGCCTGGCTGGCGCTCAGCGGCGAGGCCGCCGCGCTGGTGATGGCAAAACTGTGCGGCGTCGATCTCACCGAGCGCGCCTTTGCGCCGGGTGCCATCGCCCAGACCTCGGTGGCGCGCGCCAGCGCCATGGTGATCAACGCCACCCGGCAGGCGCAGCCCACCTTCTGGCTGCTGATGGACAGCGCCACCGCCGCCTACTTCTGGCCGGTGCTGACCGATGCGATGGCCGAGTTTGATGACGCGCACCACTCCCGTTAA
- a CDS encoding cupin domain-containing protein: MTRLPPAKRGSPLSLEQHIARAIKQRRLSQRFKISDVARIAGLSPGMVSKVENAQVSTSLDTLSRLCDAIGLPISRLFSDYDMGRRGAQLVKAGEGMEVVRSGTEVGHSYQLLRYAQGPVKVYEPFLVTMDDASEEFPNFSHPGQEFLYLLEGELVYRHGERLYPMSAGDSLSFDGMVPHGPETLTRVPIRLLSVIHYEEGDGE; this comes from the coding sequence ATGACCAGACTCCCTCCCGCCAAGCGCGGCAGCCCGCTCAGCCTCGAGCAGCACATCGCGCGCGCCATCAAGCAGCGCCGCCTCTCCCAGCGCTTCAAGATCTCAGACGTGGCGCGCATCGCTGGACTTAGCCCCGGCATGGTGAGCAAGGTGGAGAACGCACAGGTCTCCACCAGCCTCGATACCCTCAGCCGGCTGTGCGACGCCATCGGCCTGCCCATCTCACGGCTGTTCAGCGACTACGACATGGGGCGGCGTGGCGCACAACTGGTGAAGGCGGGCGAGGGGATGGAGGTGGTGCGCTCCGGCACCGAGGTGGGGCACTCCTACCAACTGCTGCGCTACGCCCAGGGGCCGGTGAAGGTGTATGAGCCGTTTCTGGTGACGATGGATGACGCCAGCGAGGAGTTCCCCAACTTCAGCCATCCGGGGCAGGAGTTTCTCTACCTGCTGGAGGGGGAGCTGGTCTATCGCCACGGCGAGCGCCTCTACCCGATGTCCGCCGGTGACAGCCTCTCGTTTGACGGCATGGTGCCGCACGGGCCAGAGACGCTGACGCGGGTGCCGATCCGGCTGCTGTCAGTGATCCATTATGAAGAGGGGGATGGCGAGTAG
- a CDS encoding YidH family protein, with amino-acid sequence MRNPSDAPSGKWWLAGKTPDYRFTLANERTFLAWLRTALALMAAAVGIDQFSPTLASPALRIALAQGLLITAAIMGVLAWRRWRHNEYAMRLGRDLPRSPALPLASGLMALLALLLGLLIWQGQP; translated from the coding sequence ATGAGGAACCCGAGTGACGCGCCCAGCGGCAAGTGGTGGCTGGCTGGCAAGACGCCGGACTACCGCTTTACGTTGGCGAATGAGCGCACCTTTCTGGCCTGGCTGCGTACCGCGCTGGCGCTGATGGCGGCGGCGGTGGGCATTGACCAGTTCTCCCCAACGCTCGCCTCGCCCGCCCTGCGTATAGCATTGGCGCAAGGGCTGCTTATCACGGCGGCCATCATGGGCGTGCTGGCCTGGCGGCGCTGGCGGCACAATGAGTATGCGATGCGGCTGGGGCGTGACCTGCCCCGCTCGCCAGCCCTGCCACTGGCCAGCGGGCTGATGGCCCTGCTGGCGCTGCTGCTCGGGCTGCTTATCTGGCAGGGGCAGCCGTGA
- a CDS encoding aldose epimerase, with the protein MAGFQLENRRFRAQIMAQGGELVSLWDKQLQREWIWQPQPGIWAHSATQLFPVVGRLVQGGVRAEGHFWPLEAHGFLRHQRFACLARQADRLVLAASADGSAPPCWPWRWQVTTHWVLHPDGLALRQQVINRDHRPMWFSLGWHPGFALPVASQPGWRIAFSRAVAGPFPTRDRTLSLPVETPFTHHFRLTPEVFRHGALYFGRCRQRRMAVLSPAGREVMALETGTQPWLALWGVPGADLLCLEPLAGTTDDPAFDGRLAHKRGIHCLRPGASRAFDVRLRMAVDA; encoded by the coding sequence ATGGCTGGCTTTCAACTGGAGAACCGGCGCTTCCGGGCGCAGATCATGGCGCAGGGCGGCGAGCTGGTCAGCCTGTGGGACAAGCAACTGCAACGCGAATGGATCTGGCAGCCGCAGCCCGGTATCTGGGCGCACTCCGCCACCCAACTTTTTCCGGTGGTGGGTCGGCTGGTGCAGGGCGGGGTGCGGGCGGAGGGGCACTTCTGGCCGCTGGAGGCGCACGGCTTTTTGCGCCACCAGCGTTTTGCCTGTCTGGCGCGGCAGGCGGATCGGCTGGTACTGGCGGCCAGCGCCGATGGGAGTGCACCGCCGTGCTGGCCGTGGCGCTGGCAGGTCACCACCCACTGGGTGCTGCACCCGGATGGGCTGGCGTTGCGCCAGCAGGTGATCAACCGCGACCACCGGCCGATGTGGTTCTCCCTTGGCTGGCACCCCGGTTTCGCCCTGCCGGTGGCCTCGCAGCCGGGGTGGCGCATCGCGTTTTCGCGGGCGGTGGCTGGCCCCTTCCCGACCCGCGACCGCACCCTGAGCCTGCCCGTGGAGACCCCCTTCACCCACCATTTCCGGCTCACGCCAGAGGTTTTCCGGCATGGCGCGCTCTATTTTGGCCGGTGTCGCCAGCGGCGGATGGCGGTGCTGTCGCCAGCCGGGCGGGAGGTGATGGCGCTGGAGACCGGCACCCAGCCGTGGCTGGCGCTGTGGGGCGTGCCGGGTGCCGATCTGCTCTGTCTGGAACCGCTGGCTGGCACTACCGACGATCCGGCCTTTGATGGCCGTCTGGCGCATAAACGCGGTATCCACTGCCTGCGGCCGGGCGCGTCGCGGGCGTTTGACGTGCGGCTGCGCATGGCAGTGGACGCCTGA
- a CDS encoding sarcosine oxidase subunit delta has product MKVMNCPLNGPRNISEFAYGGELKAIPDQMGCSDRDWADYVFYSDNTAGVVTEWWFHQPSSYWFLAERHTVTDEILRTFDPAERFPHPARQSRPATVPLEVAS; this is encoded by the coding sequence ATGAAAGTGATGAACTGCCCGCTCAACGGGCCACGCAATATCAGCGAATTTGCCTACGGCGGCGAACTGAAGGCGATCCCCGACCAGATGGGGTGCAGCGACCGCGACTGGGCGGATTATGTCTTCTACAGCGACAACACCGCCGGGGTGGTCACCGAGTGGTGGTTCCACCAGCCCTCGAGCTACTGGTTTTTGGCGGAGCGCCACACGGTGACCGACGAGATCCTGCGCACCTTTGATCCCGCCGAACGCTTCCCGCACCCGGCGCGCCAGAGCCGCCCGGCAACCGTCCCGCTGGAGGTGGCGTCATGA
- a CDS encoding IclR family transcriptional regulator: MPVATATDNDYTVPALFRGLTILEMFNSRDRVLTVQDFADRLGITISAIYRIVTTLTEMNYLEKVAKNTYQLGPQVISNGFSYLASRDVVDIAMPHLTALRNTVSMSCHLSIREGSDAVYIYRSFAAQRLSVNVPVGTRIPCHCCAMGRVLLMGLTDLELERLYQHVRLDGYSLPAPRTLPELKETIEQDHLRGWVEHRSDYATSIAMPLRDHHNQIVAAVNISGPDALMSDDRQKQHAREALFASAQRISFELGNLRKMSEKITCR, encoded by the coding sequence ATGCCTGTGGCAACCGCAACCGACAATGACTATACCGTTCCCGCGCTGTTTCGCGGCCTGACCATTCTGGAGATGTTCAACAGCCGCGACCGCGTGCTGACGGTGCAGGATTTCGCCGACCGTTTGGGCATTACCATCTCGGCGATCTACCGCATCGTCACCACCCTCACCGAGATGAACTATCTGGAGAAGGTGGCGAAAAACACCTACCAGCTAGGGCCGCAGGTGATCTCCAACGGCTTCAGTTACCTCGCCAGCCGCGACGTGGTGGACATCGCGATGCCGCACCTGACGGCGCTGCGCAACACCGTGTCGATGTCCTGTCACCTCAGCATCCGCGAGGGGAGTGACGCGGTCTATATCTACCGCTCCTTTGCCGCCCAGCGCCTGTCGGTGAACGTGCCGGTCGGCACCCGCATCCCGTGCCACTGTTGCGCGATGGGGCGGGTGCTGCTGATGGGGCTGACCGACCTGGAGCTGGAGCGTCTCTACCAGCATGTGCGGTTGGATGGCTACTCGCTGCCCGCGCCGCGCACGCTGCCAGAGCTGAAGGAGACCATCGAACAGGATCACTTGCGCGGCTGGGTTGAGCACCGCTCGGACTACGCCACCTCTATCGCCATGCCGCTGCGCGACCACCACAACCAGATTGTGGCGGCGGTCAATATCTCCGGCCCGGACGCGCTGATGTCTGACGATCGCCAGAAGCAGCACGCGCGTGAGGCGCTGTTCGCCAGCGCGCAACGCATCTCCTTCGAGCTGGGCAACCTGCGCAAAATGTCGGAGAAAATCACCTGCCGATGA